In Leisingera methylohalidivorans DSM 14336, a single genomic region encodes these proteins:
- a CDS encoding Ppx/GppA phosphatase family protein, which produces MAPRRSKGAGAFPKAVETPAPARPDPDALYAALDLGTNSCRMLIAQPKGSGIHVVDSFSKSVQLGAGLERTGRLSRSSMARTIQALRICQQKLKRNKVRRMRLVATEACRRAKNAREFIRQVKRETGLTLEIIQPEEEARLAVISCAPLVSTKTDQLLVVDIGGGSTELVWIDISSVPRRDRPSAIMRLHNGFNSTESPFPTAKVVDWISVPLGVATLRDQFNDVEDDAARFALMSWFFEENLADFAPYKDEQTRAGFQIVGTSGTVTTVAASHLGLKRYDRTKVDGLRMTSDQIDKVIRSYLELGPLGRRRDPRIGEDRQALIMSGSAILQALLRCWPTDRLSVADRGLREGLLYAQMSADGVLEDGPY; this is translated from the coding sequence ATGGCGCCCAGGCGCTCGAAAGGTGCGGGCGCGTTTCCCAAAGCGGTTGAAACCCCTGCACCGGCCCGGCCCGATCCAGATGCGCTGTATGCTGCGCTGGATCTGGGTACAAATAGCTGCCGCATGCTGATCGCCCAGCCCAAGGGCAGCGGCATCCATGTGGTCGACAGTTTCTCCAAGTCGGTGCAGCTCGGCGCCGGACTGGAGCGGACCGGACGCTTGTCGCGGTCGTCGATGGCGCGCACCATTCAGGCATTGCGGATTTGCCAGCAGAAACTGAAACGCAACAAGGTCAGGCGGATGCGGCTGGTGGCGACCGAGGCCTGCCGCCGGGCAAAGAACGCCCGCGAATTCATCCGCCAGGTGAAGCGGGAAACCGGTCTGACGCTTGAAATCATCCAGCCGGAAGAAGAAGCGCGTCTGGCAGTGATTTCCTGCGCGCCGCTGGTCTCGACCAAAACCGATCAGCTGCTGGTGGTCGATATCGGCGGCGGCTCGACCGAATTGGTGTGGATCGACATCTCGTCAGTCCCGCGGCGCGACCGCCCCTCTGCGATCATGCGGTTGCATAACGGGTTCAATTCTACAGAAAGCCCGTTTCCCACGGCAAAGGTGGTGGATTGGATTTCCGTGCCTCTGGGGGTCGCCACTTTGCGCGATCAGTTCAACGATGTGGAGGACGACGCCGCCCGCTTTGCGCTGATGAGCTGGTTTTTTGAGGAAAACCTGGCTGACTTTGCGCCTTACAAGGATGAGCAGACCCGGGCCGGTTTTCAGATCGTCGGCACATCGGGCACTGTCACAACAGTCGCGGCGTCGCATTTGGGGCTGAAACGGTATGACCGGACCAAGGTGGACGGGTTGCGGATGACCAGCGATCAGATTGACAAAGTGATCCGGAGTTATCTAGAACTCGGGCCTCTGGGCCGCCGCCGTGATCCCCGCATCGGCGAGGACCGGCAGGCCCTGATCATGTCTGGTTCAGCTATCCTGCAGGCATTGCTGCGCTGCTGGCCGACCGACCGGCTGTCAGTTGCGGACCGCGGCCTGCGTGAGGGTCTGCTTTATGCACAGATGAGTGCGGATGGCGTTCTGGAGGACGGCCCCTATTAG
- a CDS encoding RlmE family RNA methyltransferase — protein sequence MAKTPTGKNTSGRGQRDLKVKVKSARGRKLSSTLWLQRQLNDPYVKRAQAEGYRGRAAYKIMELDDKYRFLVPGARIVDLGCAPGGWAQVAVKRINALGEKQGKAVGRIIGVDLQEVEPLAGAEFHQLDFMDDGADDQVKEWLGGRADVVMSDMAAASSGHKQTDHMRIISLCETAAYFAFDVLEEGGTFVAKVLAGGAEGELQKLLKQKFTKVTNMKPPSSRSDSSEKFVVATGFRG from the coding sequence ATGGCAAAGACGCCGACAGGTAAGAATACATCCGGACGCGGTCAGCGCGATCTGAAGGTCAAGGTGAAATCCGCGCGCGGGCGTAAGCTCAGCTCGACGCTTTGGCTGCAGCGCCAGTTGAATGATCCCTATGTCAAGCGGGCCCAGGCCGAAGGCTACCGCGGGCGCGCGGCCTACAAGATCATGGAACTGGACGACAAATACCGCTTTCTGGTGCCCGGCGCCCGGATCGTCGATCTGGGCTGTGCGCCTGGCGGCTGGGCGCAGGTGGCAGTGAAGCGCATCAATGCCTTGGGCGAGAAACAGGGCAAGGCCGTGGGCCGCATTATCGGCGTCGACCTGCAGGAGGTCGAACCGCTGGCCGGTGCTGAGTTCCATCAGCTCGATTTCATGGATGACGGCGCCGATGATCAGGTCAAGGAATGGCTGGGCGGCCGGGCCGATGTGGTGATGTCCGACATGGCGGCGGCCAGTTCCGGTCACAAGCAGACCGATCACATGCGGATCATCTCGCTGTGTGAAACCGCGGCCTACTTTGCCTTTGACGTGCTGGAAGAGGGCGGCACCTTTGTGGCCAAGGTCCTGGCCGGCGGTGCCGAAGGAGAACTGCAGAAGCTGTTGAAGCAGAAGTTCACCAAGGTGACCAACATGAAGCCGCCGTCCTCAAGGTCGGACAGCTCCGAAAAATTTGTGGTTGCAACCGGGTTCCGGGGCTAA
- a CDS encoding methyltetrahydrofolate cobalamin methyltransferase, with the protein MTRTVVESKTKTAILGFDEPFCVIGERINPTGRKKLAAELEAGDFSTVEKDAVAQVLAGATVLDINAGVVYNSNPNPNETEPPLMKKIVELVQGLVDVPLCIDSSVPGALEAGLEICEGRPLLNSVTGEEERLEQILPLVKKYNVPVVAISNDDTGISEDPDVRFAVAKKIVERAADFGIPAHDIVVDPLVMPVGAMATAGLQVFALVRRLREELGVNTTCGASNISFGLPNRHGINNAFLPMAMGAGMTSAIMNPVALPITQKKIAEKKAEVEAAGIVLPEGMEDEAFVQMFGLGSTKPRAGKEMEAIRAANFLTNNDPHGGEWIKFNKEPAKEGEEGRGRGGRAGGGRRRRA; encoded by the coding sequence ATGACCCGTACAGTCGTAGAATCAAAAACTAAAACCGCGATCCTGGGCTTTGACGAGCCGTTCTGCGTCATTGGAGAGCGCATCAATCCGACCGGCCGTAAAAAACTGGCGGCCGAGCTGGAAGCCGGCGATTTTTCCACCGTCGAGAAAGATGCCGTCGCTCAGGTTCTGGCCGGTGCGACAGTGCTCGATATCAACGCAGGCGTGGTCTACAACTCGAACCCGAATCCGAACGAGACCGAGCCGCCGCTGATGAAAAAGATCGTCGAGCTGGTGCAGGGCCTGGTTGACGTGCCGCTGTGCATCGACTCTTCGGTGCCGGGCGCGCTGGAAGCCGGCCTGGAAATCTGCGAAGGCCGTCCGCTGCTGAACTCGGTCACCGGCGAAGAAGAGCGTCTGGAACAGATCCTGCCGCTGGTCAAAAAGTACAACGTTCCGGTTGTTGCGATTTCCAACGACGACACCGGCATCTCGGAAGACCCCGACGTCCGGTTCGCCGTCGCCAAGAAGATCGTTGAGCGCGCCGCCGATTTTGGCATTCCCGCGCATGACATCGTGGTTGACCCGCTGGTGATGCCGGTCGGCGCCATGGCCACGGCCGGCTTGCAGGTGTTTGCCCTGGTCCGCCGTCTGCGCGAAGAGCTGGGTGTGAACACCACTTGCGGTGCATCCAACATCTCCTTCGGCCTGCCGAACCGCCACGGCATCAACAACGCCTTCCTGCCGATGGCAATGGGCGCTGGCATGACCTCGGCGATTATGAACCCGGTGGCGCTGCCAATTACGCAGAAAAAGATCGCCGAAAAGAAGGCTGAAGTTGAAGCCGCCGGCATCGTCCTGCCCGAAGGCATGGAAGACGAAGCATTTGTTCAGATGTTCGGGCTCGGCTCCACCAAGCCGCGCGCCGGTAAGGAAATGGAGGCCATCCGCGCTGCCAACTTCCTGACCAACAACGACCCGCATGGCGGCGAGTGGATCAAGTTCAACAAAGAGCCTGCCAAAGAAGGCGAAGAAGGCCGTGGCCGTGGCGGCCGGGCTGGCGGCGGCCGCCGCCGCCGCGCCTGA
- the cls gene encoding cardiolipin synthase: MFWIVLSTVAIAATWAAAGLAALQAARTARTPQGAIGWAVFLLAAPIAALPAYMIFGHHRFKGYWTARRAAEQAVVATRKYTSARSGKSRTLPVNAAPFEAIAGMNICHGNGLELLVDGENTFNSIFEAIDEAQEYILVQYYILRADTVGRKLQAKLIEAAERGVTVWFMTDSIGSRKLTRGFARALETAGVNMIDPAVQRPPWHRLRINFRNHRKTVIVDGRTGFTGGLNAGEEYMGLNPVMGPWRDTHVRLTGPVVQQLQLSFAEDWHWHTQEPILDLLNWKAELSPQDRTGLIVSTGPGDTDGNGSMLFFSVITAAQERVWMASPYLVPDQEVLAALKHAALRGLDVRILLPDSIDHHLPWLAGFAFFDELREAGVHILRYQGGFMHQKCFVIDDRISGAGTANLDYRSFRLNFETMALFFDPRSAREMSEMLARDFQRSIELTQPLDQQAWPIRLLAPVTRLLAPVL; encoded by the coding sequence ATGTTTTGGATTGTTCTCAGCACCGTGGCTATTGCCGCAACCTGGGCGGCTGCCGGGCTTGCAGCCCTTCAAGCAGCCCGCACCGCGCGCACGCCGCAAGGGGCCATTGGCTGGGCCGTCTTTCTGCTGGCTGCGCCGATAGCCGCCCTGCCCGCCTATATGATTTTCGGCCACCATCGGTTCAAAGGATATTGGACGGCCCGCCGCGCCGCGGAACAGGCTGTTGTTGCTACCCGGAAGTATACCAGTGCCCGATCCGGAAAGTCGCGGACATTGCCGGTGAACGCAGCGCCCTTTGAAGCCATTGCCGGCATGAACATTTGCCACGGAAACGGATTGGAACTGTTGGTCGATGGTGAAAATACGTTCAACTCCATCTTCGAAGCGATTGATGAAGCGCAAGAATATATCCTGGTTCAATACTATATTCTGCGTGCGGACACTGTCGGAAGGAAGCTTCAGGCCAAGCTGATAGAAGCCGCTGAACGCGGTGTGACGGTTTGGTTTATGACAGACAGCATCGGCAGCCGGAAGCTGACCCGCGGCTTTGCCCGCGCGCTGGAAACAGCCGGTGTGAACATGATTGATCCCGCAGTTCAACGGCCGCCTTGGCACCGGCTGCGCATCAATTTCCGGAACCACCGTAAGACCGTCATTGTGGATGGCCGGACCGGCTTTACCGGCGGCCTGAATGCCGGCGAGGAGTACATGGGGCTGAACCCTGTAATGGGACCATGGCGGGACACGCATGTGCGGCTTACCGGGCCGGTTGTTCAGCAGTTGCAGCTCTCCTTTGCCGAGGATTGGCACTGGCACACGCAAGAGCCAATCCTGGACCTGTTGAACTGGAAGGCTGAACTGTCACCGCAAGACCGGACGGGCTTGATTGTCTCAACCGGACCCGGCGATACCGACGGCAACGGATCCATGCTGTTTTTCTCGGTGATCACCGCAGCACAGGAACGGGTGTGGATGGCGTCCCCTTACCTGGTCCCGGATCAGGAGGTGCTTGCCGCTTTGAAACATGCTGCGCTACGCGGGCTGGATGTCCGGATTCTATTACCGGATTCCATTGATCACCACCTGCCTTGGCTTGCAGGTTTTGCATTCTTTGATGAACTGCGGGAGGCAGGCGTCCATATCCTGCGCTATCAGGGCGGTTTCATGCATCAGAAATGTTTTGTCATCGATGACAGGATTTCGGGTGCGGGAACGGCCAACCTTGATTACCGGTCGTTCCGGCTGAATTTTGAAACCATGGCGTTGTTTTTCGACCCGCGGTCGGCGCGTGAAATGTCCGAAATGCTGGCCAGGGATTTCCAGCGTTCTATTGAGCTTACACAGCCGCTGGACCAGCAGGCATGGCCCATACGATTGCTGGCCCCCGTGACACGCCTGCTGGCCCCTGTGCTTTAA
- a CDS encoding methylenetetrahydrofolate reductase, translated as MALLNFKKRDSGAGQSVTPEMEAFLKGYSIEVMPRTAAKVDDFRDLLPAGTRVYVAHIEGTPIEDMVDTAKRIAGEGYDVMPHFPARIIKDKATLGDWIARYQGEAGVKQGLILAGGVAKPQGEFDSSMQLLETGLFDEAGFTNLHVAGHPEPNLDIDPKGGRANTYAALDWKQEFSKRTDAEMALATQFCFEAQPVIDWVNELTERGMNLPVHIGIAGPAKLQTMIKFAIACGVGPSLKVLQKRAKDVSKLLLPHEPGEVLADLAAHKAANPDFAIEKVHFFPLGGIKTNATWAINNGGASAKPVNS; from the coding sequence ATGGCTTTGCTGAACTTTAAGAAACGCGATTCTGGTGCTGGCCAGTCTGTCACCCCCGAAATGGAAGCCTTTCTGAAAGGCTATTCCATTGAGGTGATGCCGCGTACCGCGGCCAAGGTCGACGACTTCCGCGACCTTCTGCCGGCCGGCACCCGTGTCTATGTCGCGCATATCGAAGGCACCCCGATTGAAGACATGGTCGACACCGCCAAGCGCATTGCCGGCGAAGGCTATGATGTGATGCCGCACTTCCCGGCGCGTATCATTAAAGACAAAGCAACGCTTGGCGACTGGATCGCCCGTTACCAGGGCGAAGCCGGCGTCAAGCAGGGCCTGATCCTGGCCGGCGGTGTTGCCAAGCCGCAGGGCGAGTTCGACTCCTCGATGCAGCTCCTGGAAACCGGTCTGTTCGACGAGGCAGGCTTTACCAATCTGCATGTTGCTGGCCACCCTGAGCCCAACCTGGACATCGACCCCAAGGGCGGCCGTGCCAACACCTATGCGGCGCTGGACTGGAAACAGGAATTCTCCAAGCGCACCGACGCCGAAATGGCGCTGGCAACCCAGTTCTGCTTTGAAGCGCAGCCGGTGATCGACTGGGTGAACGAACTGACCGAGCGCGGCATGAACCTGCCGGTCCACATCGGCATCGCCGGCCCGGCCAAGCTGCAGACCATGATCAAATTCGCCATCGCCTGCGGCGTCGGCCCGTCGCTGAAAGTTCTGCAGAAACGTGCTAAGGACGTCTCCAAGCTGCTGCTCCCGCATGAGCCGGGCGAAGTGCTTGCGGATCTGGCGGCGCACAAGGCAGCCAATCCGGATTTCGCAATCGAGAAGGTCCACTTCTTCCCGCTGGGCGGCATCAAGACCAATGCCACCTGGGCCATCAACAACGGCGGCGCCTCGGCGAAGCCGGTCAACTCCTAA
- a CDS encoding potassium channel family protein: protein MTLWNQLLLGSINLSVCMILEISVLVFCSAVLNRLSAGFAKPFKPWQVGLMLVVAIFIILGGHTAQIWIWSAAFVLVGALGDWNTSVYFSLTTYTTLGYGDVVLGPALRIFAAFGAVTGLFAFGISTAFLVSAMGRLFSLNGEAHSEKD from the coding sequence ATGACGCTATGGAACCAGTTGCTGTTGGGTTCGATCAATCTGAGTGTCTGTATGATACTCGAAATCTCGGTTCTGGTTTTTTGCTCGGCTGTGCTGAACAGGCTGTCGGCAGGATTTGCCAAACCTTTTAAGCCTTGGCAGGTCGGGCTCATGCTTGTGGTGGCTATCTTCATCATTCTGGGCGGTCATACGGCGCAGATCTGGATTTGGTCCGCCGCTTTTGTCCTGGTCGGTGCGCTCGGCGACTGGAACACATCAGTGTATTTCTCGCTGACAACCTATACAACGCTTGGCTACGGCGACGTTGTGCTGGGTCCAGCGCTGCGGATTTTTGCCGCTTTTGGTGCTGTCACCGGATTATTCGCGTTTGGAATCAGCACGGCCTTTCTGGTCAGCGCAATGGGACGGCTGTTTTCCTTGAACGGTGAAGCACATAGCGAAAAAGATTAA
- a CDS encoding virulence factor, with protein MPDVTIVYWRDIPAQVIVGKGRRGAKRQLEERFEQAIDRAAMKVNAKDADAYLAEWRKAAPYTAEGEAAEIAEAEATRLETEYDQDRLKTLIANDGWA; from the coding sequence ATGCCCGACGTAACGATCGTTTACTGGCGCGATATCCCGGCGCAGGTCATCGTTGGCAAAGGCCGCCGCGGGGCCAAGCGCCAGCTCGAAGAACGGTTCGAGCAGGCCATCGACCGCGCAGCCATGAAGGTGAACGCCAAAGACGCGGACGCCTATCTTGCCGAGTGGCGCAAGGCCGCGCCATATACCGCCGAAGGTGAAGCGGCTGAGATCGCCGAAGCCGAGGCAACCCGCCTGGAAACGGAATACGATCAGGACCGCCTGAAAACTCTGATTGCAAATGACGGATGGGCGTGA
- a CDS encoding YihY/virulence factor BrkB family protein has translation MPILPPFRCWPAALLDAARRFNRKNGWVMSSHIAMSMMLALFPFVLFTVALAGTVAGLLSQEFAMKTMMEQLFSVWPDAVARPILTELEAVLQTSNTQLVTFGGLLALYFASNGVDAVRTAMVQAYHDTDTRPFWRSRALCIGLVILGGAGILAVTVFEVIVPLYVRHIAQLLPFDNVPNGWEKGLRGALALALPTGAVLAFHVLLPGRVHRLRRILPGAILTLLLWLACGSGFAFYVGSFAQYSATYAGLAGAMAAMIFLYLNSAILILGAEFNGALIEIANGMGRS, from the coding sequence ATGCCGATCCTGCCGCCCTTTCGCTGCTGGCCTGCAGCCCTGCTGGACGCCGCCCGCCGTTTCAACCGGAAAAACGGCTGGGTGATGAGCAGCCATATCGCCATGTCGATGATGCTGGCGTTGTTTCCATTTGTTCTGTTTACAGTGGCGCTGGCGGGGACAGTCGCCGGTTTACTGTCGCAGGAATTTGCCATGAAAACCATGATGGAACAGCTGTTCAGCGTTTGGCCGGACGCGGTGGCACGGCCGATTCTGACCGAGCTGGAGGCGGTGTTGCAGACATCGAATACCCAGCTTGTCACCTTTGGCGGACTGTTAGCGCTCTATTTTGCGTCGAATGGCGTCGATGCTGTCCGCACAGCCATGGTGCAGGCCTACCATGATACAGATACAAGACCGTTCTGGCGGTCGAGGGCGCTGTGTATCGGGCTGGTCATTCTGGGCGGTGCAGGTATCCTGGCCGTCACAGTGTTTGAAGTGATAGTGCCGCTCTATGTCAGGCACATCGCGCAATTGCTGCCCTTCGACAACGTTCCAAACGGTTGGGAGAAAGGCTTGAGAGGCGCTCTGGCACTGGCCCTTCCTACTGGTGCGGTGCTCGCGTTTCATGTGCTGTTGCCGGGCCGGGTGCACCGATTGCGGCGGATCCTGCCGGGGGCGATCCTGACGCTTCTGCTATGGCTCGCCTGCGGCAGCGGCTTTGCGTTTTACGTTGGTTCTTTCGCGCAATACTCGGCCACATACGCCGGGCTTGCCGGAGCTATGGCCGCAATGATCTTCCTCTATCTGAATTCGGCCATCCTGATCCTGGGGGCCGAATTCAACGGTGCACTGATCGAGATTGCCAACGGGATGGGCCGGTCGTGA